From a region of the Corallococcus coralloides DSM 2259 genome:
- a CDS encoding serine/threonine-protein kinase PknK, with protein sequence MPDVPGYRCEKVIARGGFGVLLAAHKRSADGTEGERIALKLARPGIALAEAQLAREAEALRVIGPPTVPALHAVGTLPGGQRFVAMEYVPLPTLADWMARVSGPMSPQEFGPRANALLEAVSVVHAHGLVHCDLKPEHVFLDDAHKRARVFDFGLVQRPTPGVLADDGTPGDTSSFAGTAEYMAPEQCAGHAVLDARTDVYALGVILYELIAGRPPFFGSLTEVLQAHLSLRPPPPSEYAPVAPPVEEVVLRCLAKEPARRPRDAAAVAQALRAALDHAGQSAVQPAPRLTLLPEVRPAQTRRSVAVLFTFSRANPVAMQKALAAYGGHMAFAEGERFAGVFDPDVGENPVRRALRAAEGLAERGLAPVSIVDVASVTVQRRRDGAPRYLGAIFAREDRYPHLAELRGPLLSPAAAEAVPEVPCLPVAGRSGLMRPAPSGAAPRPDVTVLQLGSAMLVGRDLELEQLLESARSAVSDTAPTIVTVRGDRGHGKSHLASTLGLRLRAALPHARVYSMHAREPVQGDPEGTLRTLLRVALHGFDRDDTDTQEDGRSAIIDRLGSRLGMELWPGVAATLGWYAPGGPELHSWAAAPGALRSLAMRATGELLAATARERPLCLIVDDAHFAEETALDALEYAALAETRVPLWICVLVRPGFEQSRPAWSARAARQLDLPLSGLAPGDAHALCRALLKPVENVPAQAVERIIERAQRVPLFLVELVRGLKRQGLVRQRAPGGNWYLVTDELDRLPELRLVEWLADRELGALPPALAAHARLCALLGATFTGTAADGVVRELERDGAASQFPLDMGHATRRLLDLGLLVEHRSEGLSFRNELVREAVVAGLPAEEKARIHHAAYRHYLSPAGAQERQRLARLALHAAAAGLRDEAAALTIDLAESARGRHAYLDAEAMYTRALELIEPEDELRRLTALRGRGLMRYRIGRYEDSLTDFAIARERARSVGDARAVVELLLDEAVALDWVNDYARSEARVQEAQQLTETVTSPYVQARLLLALGRTQFRKGEWMDSLMTLEAAAERARKLGDAGYETLVVSLLLLVAILPSLGDIDAAERVLDELICACTERGDRFHLGSAINNRRNLRVARRDLTNALKDQERFMQLGRELGVVGWEYFAEYNLGELYYQAGDVEAAAPHIARAIVLERRHPEVAHRPWALLLQARAMAWTDRHDRARDLLEQVRQAMATNRHGVNLSPSEEVLFSMVELASKDATVEEWHALRERSAQASVEQEPLEVLEMMGLAAWRRGDFAEAMLALGEALARAAHMPNLMEDRIRRSLERVRDLTPAA encoded by the coding sequence GTGCCCGACGTCCCGGGCTACCGCTGCGAGAAGGTCATCGCGCGCGGTGGCTTCGGCGTGCTGCTGGCCGCGCACAAGCGCTCCGCCGACGGCACCGAGGGTGAACGCATCGCGCTGAAGCTGGCGCGGCCCGGCATCGCGCTCGCGGAGGCGCAGCTGGCCCGCGAGGCGGAGGCCCTGCGCGTCATCGGACCGCCCACCGTGCCCGCGCTCCATGCCGTGGGCACGCTGCCTGGCGGCCAGCGCTTCGTCGCCATGGAGTACGTGCCGCTGCCCACGCTGGCGGACTGGATGGCCCGGGTGTCCGGCCCCATGTCGCCACAGGAGTTCGGGCCTCGCGCCAACGCGCTCCTGGAGGCGGTGTCCGTCGTGCACGCGCACGGACTGGTGCACTGCGACCTCAAGCCCGAGCACGTCTTCCTGGACGACGCCCACAAGCGCGCCCGCGTCTTCGACTTCGGCCTGGTGCAGCGGCCGACCCCTGGCGTGCTCGCGGACGATGGCACTCCCGGCGACACGTCCTCCTTCGCCGGCACCGCCGAATACATGGCGCCCGAGCAGTGCGCGGGCCATGCGGTCCTGGACGCGCGCACGGACGTGTACGCGCTGGGCGTCATCCTCTACGAGCTCATCGCCGGCCGGCCGCCCTTCTTCGGCTCGCTCACGGAGGTGCTCCAGGCGCACCTGTCGCTGCGGCCCCCGCCTCCGTCGGAGTACGCCCCGGTGGCGCCGCCCGTGGAGGAGGTCGTGCTGCGCTGCCTGGCCAAGGAGCCCGCGCGCCGCCCCCGCGACGCCGCCGCCGTGGCCCAGGCCCTGCGCGCGGCGCTGGACCACGCGGGCCAGTCCGCCGTGCAGCCCGCGCCCCGGCTCACCCTGCTGCCCGAGGTCCGCCCCGCCCAGACGCGCCGCTCGGTGGCGGTGCTGTTCACCTTCTCGCGCGCCAACCCCGTGGCGATGCAGAAGGCCCTGGCCGCGTACGGAGGCCACATGGCCTTCGCGGAGGGCGAACGCTTCGCGGGCGTCTTCGACCCCGACGTGGGAGAGAACCCCGTGCGCCGCGCGCTGCGGGCCGCCGAAGGACTGGCCGAGCGGGGACTGGCCCCGGTGTCCATCGTGGACGTGGCCAGCGTCACCGTGCAGCGCCGCCGCGACGGCGCCCCCCGCTACCTGGGCGCCATCTTCGCGCGCGAGGACCGCTACCCCCACCTCGCGGAGCTGCGCGGGCCCCTGCTCTCCCCCGCCGCCGCGGAGGCCGTGCCGGAGGTGCCGTGCCTGCCGGTGGCAGGCAGGTCCGGGCTGATGCGCCCCGCGCCCTCGGGCGCCGCGCCCCGGCCGGACGTCACCGTGCTGCAGCTGGGCAGCGCGATGCTGGTGGGCCGGGACCTGGAGCTGGAGCAGCTCCTGGAGAGCGCCCGGTCCGCGGTGTCGGACACGGCGCCCACCATCGTCACCGTGCGCGGCGACCGGGGCCACGGCAAGAGCCACCTGGCCTCCACGCTGGGCCTGCGCCTGAGGGCCGCGCTGCCGCACGCGCGCGTCTACTCCATGCACGCTCGCGAGCCCGTGCAGGGCGATCCGGAAGGCACGCTGCGCACGCTCCTGCGCGTGGCGCTGCACGGCTTCGACCGCGACGACACCGACACGCAGGAGGACGGCCGCTCCGCCATCATCGACCGGCTGGGCAGCCGGCTGGGCATGGAGCTGTGGCCGGGCGTGGCCGCGACGCTCGGGTGGTACGCGCCGGGCGGGCCGGAGCTGCACAGCTGGGCCGCGGCCCCGGGCGCGCTGCGCTCGCTGGCCATGCGCGCCACGGGTGAGCTGCTGGCGGCGACCGCCCGCGAACGGCCCCTGTGCCTCATCGTGGACGACGCGCACTTCGCGGAGGAGACCGCGCTGGACGCGCTGGAGTACGCGGCGCTCGCGGAGACCCGCGTGCCCTTGTGGATCTGCGTGCTGGTGCGCCCGGGCTTCGAGCAGAGCCGTCCGGCGTGGAGCGCCCGCGCCGCGCGCCAGCTGGATCTGCCCCTGTCCGGCCTGGCCCCGGGCGACGCGCATGCCCTGTGCCGCGCGCTGCTCAAGCCGGTGGAGAACGTGCCCGCGCAGGCGGTGGAGCGCATCATCGAGCGCGCGCAGCGCGTGCCCCTGTTCCTGGTGGAGCTGGTGCGCGGCCTCAAGCGGCAGGGGCTGGTGCGGCAGCGCGCGCCGGGCGGCAACTGGTACCTCGTCACGGACGAGCTGGACCGCCTGCCGGAGCTGCGGCTCGTGGAGTGGCTGGCGGACCGCGAGCTGGGCGCGCTGCCTCCGGCGCTCGCCGCGCATGCCCGGCTGTGCGCGCTCCTGGGCGCGACCTTCACCGGCACGGCGGCGGACGGCGTGGTGCGCGAGCTGGAGCGCGACGGGGCCGCGTCCCAGTTCCCGCTGGACATGGGACACGCGACGCGGCGGCTTTTGGACCTGGGGCTGCTGGTGGAGCACCGGTCGGAGGGGCTGAGCTTCCGCAACGAGCTGGTGCGCGAGGCCGTGGTCGCGGGCCTGCCCGCGGAGGAGAAGGCGCGCATCCACCACGCCGCGTACCGCCACTACCTGAGCCCGGCGGGCGCGCAGGAGCGCCAGCGGCTGGCCCGGCTCGCGCTGCACGCCGCGGCGGCGGGCCTGCGCGACGAGGCGGCGGCGCTGACCATCGACCTGGCGGAGTCCGCGCGCGGCCGGCACGCGTACCTGGACGCGGAGGCCATGTACACGCGCGCCCTGGAGCTCATCGAGCCCGAGGACGAGCTGCGCAGGCTCACGGCGCTGCGGGGCCGGGGCCTGATGCGCTACCGCATCGGCCGGTACGAGGACTCGCTCACGGACTTCGCCATCGCGCGAGAGCGCGCCCGGAGCGTGGGAGATGCGCGCGCGGTGGTGGAGCTGCTGCTCGACGAGGCGGTGGCGCTCGACTGGGTGAACGACTACGCGCGCAGCGAGGCTCGGGTCCAGGAGGCGCAGCAGCTGACGGAGACGGTGACGTCGCCCTACGTGCAGGCGCGGCTCCTGCTGGCGCTGGGCCGCACGCAGTTCCGCAAGGGCGAATGGATGGACTCGCTCATGACCCTGGAGGCCGCGGCGGAGCGGGCGCGGAAGCTGGGCGACGCGGGCTACGAAACGCTGGTCGTCTCCCTGCTCCTGCTGGTGGCCATCCTGCCCAGCCTGGGCGACATCGACGCCGCGGAGCGGGTGCTGGACGAGCTCATCTGCGCGTGCACGGAGCGCGGCGACCGCTTCCACCTGGGCTCGGCCATCAACAACCGCCGCAACCTGAGGGTGGCGCGGCGCGACCTGACGAACGCGTTGAAGGACCAGGAGCGCTTCATGCAGCTGGGGCGCGAGCTGGGCGTGGTGGGCTGGGAGTACTTCGCCGAGTACAACCTGGGCGAGCTGTACTACCAGGCGGGCGACGTGGAGGCGGCGGCGCCGCACATCGCGCGGGCCATCGTGCTGGAGCGCCGGCATCCGGAGGTGGCGCACCGTCCCTGGGCGCTGCTGCTCCAGGCGCGGGCCATGGCGTGGACGGATCGGCACGACCGGGCGCGCGACCTGCTGGAGCAGGTGCGGCAGGCGATGGCCACCAACCGGCACGGCGTGAACCTGAGCCCGTCGGAGGAGGTGCTCTTCTCCATGGTGGAGCTGGCCTCGAAGGACGCGACCGTGGAGGAGTGGCACGCGCTGCGCGAGCGCTCCGCGCAGGCCTCCGTGGAGCAGGAGCCGCTGGAGGTCCTGGAGATGATGGGGCTCGCGGCCTGGCGCCGGGGCGACTTCGCGGAGGCGATGCTCGCGCTCGGAGAGGCGCTGGCGCGCGCGGCGCACATGCCGAACCTGATGGAGGACCGCATCCGCCGCTCGCTGGAGCGGGTGCGGGACCTCACGCCCGCGGCGTAG
- a CDS encoding glutaminyl-peptide cyclotransferase, whose amino-acid sequence MRRLPWSLSLSLLCLACAPTQRQTPDAGTPEARPQRLGVNIVHTYPHDPTAFTQGLQFHQGQLYESTGEKGDLRRISLEQAEPLWKQPLPEVFPEGLASDGQRLYQLTWQDETLFVWNGTPPAQEKQVEYEGEGWGLCYWRGQLVRSDGTSTLRFHDPKDFSVKSQVQVTLEGTPQEMLNELECAEDGVYANVWHSNNILKIDYATGRVLAVIDASVLARAVSGRVRSYEAVLNGIALEPGTGRLFLTGKLWPDLFEVTLVGPATTP is encoded by the coding sequence ATGCGCCGCCTCCCGTGGTCCCTGTCGTTGTCGCTCCTGTGCCTGGCATGCGCGCCCACGCAGCGACAGACGCCGGACGCGGGCACTCCGGAGGCTAGGCCGCAGCGGCTGGGGGTGAACATCGTCCACACCTATCCGCACGACCCCACGGCCTTCACGCAGGGGCTCCAGTTCCACCAGGGCCAGCTCTACGAGAGCACCGGTGAGAAGGGTGACCTGCGCCGCATCTCGCTGGAGCAGGCGGAGCCCCTGTGGAAGCAGCCCCTGCCGGAAGTGTTCCCGGAGGGGCTCGCGAGTGACGGACAGCGGCTGTACCAGCTCACCTGGCAGGACGAGACGCTCTTCGTATGGAACGGCACGCCGCCCGCACAGGAGAAGCAGGTGGAGTACGAGGGCGAGGGCTGGGGCCTGTGCTACTGGCGGGGCCAGCTGGTGCGCAGCGACGGCACGTCCACGCTGCGCTTCCACGACCCGAAGGACTTCAGCGTGAAGTCCCAGGTGCAGGTGACGTTGGAGGGCACGCCGCAGGAGATGCTCAACGAGCTGGAGTGCGCGGAGGACGGCGTCTACGCCAACGTCTGGCATTCCAACAACATCCTGAAGATTGATTACGCCACGGGCCGCGTGCTGGCGGTCATCGACGCGTCGGTGCTGGCGCGGGCGGTGAGCGGCCGGGTGCGCAGCTACGAGGCGGTGCTCAACGGCATCGCGCTGGAGCCCGGCACCGGCCGCCTGTTCCTCACCGGCAAGCTGTGGCCCGACCTCTTCGAGGTGACGCTGGTGGGGCCCGCCACCACGCCGTAG
- a CDS encoding response regulator translates to MEPEVPQPLQEFTPMVHEQSEGVARGAAWEDPHSEPERPPRILVADDQTEMRTLIRKMLVRRGYDVVEASDGPDLVRVLIEGLKAEESRAPDLIITDVRMPGFTGLEVLARLRREQWDTPVILITAFGDVQLHREALRLGAACVLNKPFDMDELRGAVEVALTVTR, encoded by the coding sequence ATGGAGCCAGAGGTCCCCCAACCCCTCCAGGAGTTCACGCCCATGGTGCACGAGCAGTCAGAAGGAGTCGCGCGCGGCGCGGCCTGGGAAGACCCTCACTCGGAGCCCGAGAGGCCCCCGCGCATCCTGGTCGCGGATGATCAGACGGAGATGCGCACCCTCATCCGCAAGATGCTGGTGCGGCGCGGTTATGACGTGGTGGAGGCGTCGGACGGGCCGGACCTGGTGCGCGTCCTCATTGAAGGGCTGAAGGCGGAGGAGTCGCGCGCGCCCGACCTCATCATCACGGACGTGCGCATGCCGGGCTTCACGGGCCTGGAGGTGCTCGCCCGGCTGCGGCGCGAGCAGTGGGACACGCCGGTCATCCTCATCACCGCCTTTGGCGACGTGCAGTTGCATCGCGAGGCCCTGCGCCTGGGGGCTGCTTGTGTGCTCAACAAGCCATTCGACATGGATGAACTGCGCGGCGCGGTGGAGGTGGCCCTCACGGTGACGCGCTAA
- a CDS encoding Tox-REase-5 domain-containing protein has translation MPWYSFASLRHLPQGVAALIASSPEYWERFRYMTEGEQIREAARLTTNVIMLWGTASATTRAVTRAAAGVEATVPVLAVSAEGLLSVERVAVPVGRTAAVLSGGPGAAIVLQKANVAAAPDEPGHWGPAKESMSDRARRYQEQISGHSADEAYWVGDVKFDGFRDGVLREAKGPGYANKFLDNLEPKPWFKPTGAEALARQARRQLDAVEGLGIRIEWHVAEAKVANAIEMLFKNKGIQGIRIVHTQAR, from the coding sequence ATGCCGTGGTACAGCTTCGCGAGCCTGCGCCATCTCCCGCAGGGCGTGGCAGCGCTCATCGCGTCGTCGCCCGAGTACTGGGAGCGCTTCCGGTACATGACGGAGGGCGAGCAGATCCGCGAAGCAGCGCGGCTGACCACGAACGTCATCATGCTGTGGGGCACGGCCTCGGCAACGACGCGCGCGGTGACACGAGCGGCGGCGGGAGTGGAGGCCACGGTGCCCGTGCTCGCGGTGTCCGCGGAGGGACTGCTCAGTGTCGAGCGCGTCGCGGTGCCCGTAGGTCGCACGGCGGCGGTGCTGAGCGGAGGGCCCGGGGCCGCCATCGTCCTGCAGAAGGCGAACGTGGCGGCGGCGCCCGACGAGCCAGGGCATTGGGGGCCCGCGAAGGAGTCGATGTCCGACCGGGCCCGGCGCTACCAGGAGCAGATCTCCGGACACTCAGCGGACGAGGCGTACTGGGTCGGAGACGTGAAGTTCGACGGGTTCCGGGACGGAGTGCTGCGGGAGGCCAAGGGACCCGGCTACGCGAACAAGTTCCTCGATAACTTGGAGCCGAAGCCGTGGTTCAAGCCGACGGGGGCTGAAGCACTCGCCAGGCAGGCGCGACGGCAGCTCGATGCCGTTGAAGGTCTGGGGATTCGCATCGAGTGGCATGTCGCTGAGGCCAAGGTCGCGAACGCAATCGAGATGCTCTTCAAAAACAAAGGCATTCAAGGGATCCGGATCGTGCACACTCAAGCACGTTAA
- a CDS encoding metal-dependent hydrolase, translated as MNPIVHAEVSWLLAQGLRERRDRILVTCAGLAPDLDGLSLLAGEEFYSRYHHVIFHGYVGALVTMAVCTALARQRAAVALLSVAAFHGHLLCDLAGSGPGWPIHYLWPQSMEPWSWSGQWNLASWQNTLIGLAATLACLACALPFRRTALELLSPRWDAEVVRTVRRRFSRQGESPSA; from the coding sequence ATGAATCCCATCGTCCACGCCGAAGTGTCCTGGCTCCTGGCGCAAGGCCTGCGCGAACGGCGTGACCGCATCCTGGTCACCTGCGCGGGACTCGCGCCGGATTTGGATGGTTTGTCATTGCTGGCGGGTGAAGAGTTTTATTCGCGTTATCACCACGTGATTTTCCATGGCTACGTGGGAGCGCTCGTCACGATGGCGGTGTGTACGGCGCTGGCGCGGCAAAGGGCAGCCGTGGCCCTGCTGTCGGTGGCTGCCTTCCACGGTCATCTGCTGTGCGACCTCGCGGGCAGCGGGCCGGGCTGGCCCATCCACTACCTGTGGCCGCAGAGCATGGAGCCGTGGTCGTGGTCCGGGCAGTGGAACCTGGCCTCCTGGCAGAACACGCTCATTGGACTGGCCGCGACGTTGGCGTGCCTGGCGTGCGCCCTGCCCTTCCGGCGGACCGCGCTGGAGCTGCTGTCACCGCGCTGGGACGCGGAGGTGGTCCGGACCGTGCGGCGGCGCTTTTCCAGACAGGGTGAGTCTCCCTCCGCCTGA
- a CDS encoding immunity 52 family protein, producing MTATDRPWTRLETYYAGAYWGTRREVPEDCGRRTARLLELLAPCDPFLAHWYKPTRSLKDARKFPLLPSDMPTLTEMFRRGVNREKGKPVIEKLGFSVTFGNGGGAYDSSDLSILCGCYSEVVPNCCVLSLPTLGRSPNAERVISAPVLTHAVRSMALAMDPDWAVAMSQAYRGMDDEDRGGPWVGWVTYFSKQRGTVPPLPAPVRIEPVEDKGTLIVLTPERFTVANPEHVALARRVRELLTRAGLIKPR from the coding sequence GTGACCGCCACGGACAGGCCCTGGACTCGTCTCGAGACGTACTACGCAGGGGCCTATTGGGGTACGCGCAGGGAAGTGCCTGAAGACTGCGGGCGGCGAACCGCGAGGCTCCTGGAACTGTTGGCTCCGTGCGACCCGTTTCTTGCCCACTGGTACAAGCCAACGCGGTCGCTCAAGGACGCGCGCAAGTTCCCCCTGTTGCCATCGGACATGCCGACGCTCACCGAGATGTTTCGGCGAGGCGTCAACCGCGAGAAGGGGAAGCCGGTCATCGAGAAACTGGGCTTCAGTGTCACCTTTGGTAACGGCGGAGGGGCTTACGACAGCTCGGACCTGAGCATCCTCTGTGGATGTTACTCCGAGGTCGTCCCCAATTGCTGCGTGCTGAGCCTGCCCACGCTCGGGCGAAGTCCGAACGCGGAGCGGGTGATCTCTGCTCCCGTGCTCACGCATGCTGTGCGCAGCATGGCACTGGCCATGGACCCGGATTGGGCCGTTGCCATGTCTCAGGCCTACCGCGGCATGGATGATGAAGACAGGGGAGGTCCCTGGGTCGGCTGGGTGACCTACTTCTCCAAGCAGCGAGGCACCGTGCCCCCACTGCCCGCGCCCGTGCGCATCGAACCCGTGGAGGACAAGGGCACGCTCATCGTCCTGACCCCGGAGCGCTTCACCGTGGCCAACCCGGAACACGTGGCTTTGGCCCGGCGCGTGCGCGAACTGCTCACCCGGGCCGGGCTCATCAAGCCCCGCTGA
- a CDS encoding Do family serine endopeptidase — protein MVRTLPSRRHLARALTLMPLVALGACKPAADVAPPARPTLSLKTATTPSGAKVEPAVYSPTPGSPGALMSLAPLVDTVKGAVVNVEVQARARPAMGGMMQGLPPGLAERFGMQGGQNPFGGGGAPAKQGVGSGFIIDPSGLVLTNNHVVEGADTVRVKMEDGRAFEAEVLGRDALTDVALIQLKGVSGNLPFVKLGDSDGLRVGDPVMAIGNPFGLASSVSAGILSARARDIHAGPYDDFLQTDAAINPGNSGGPLFNMKGEVVGMNTAIIGGATGIGFAVPANLIQALLPQLQETGVVRRGWVGLAVQDLTPELARALRVETAKGAVVAGVSAGGPGAKAGLQEEDIITSVGERAVDSAGSLTRAVALLKPGSEVKVSLVRGGKAMEVPVKLGTRPTQRGEEEMTPRDSTPAPLSKRLGLRLSEAQDGSGGAQVVAVESGSPAERAGLAPGMVLTQVGDQKVSGVAEAAQALTSAEPGAALLLRARMLGQDGSLLRAIEVPQR, from the coding sequence ATGGTCCGCACGCTTCCGTCCCGCCGCCACCTTGCTCGCGCGCTCACGCTGATGCCCCTGGTCGCACTGGGGGCCTGCAAGCCGGCCGCGGACGTGGCGCCCCCTGCCCGCCCCACACTGTCGCTGAAGACGGCCACCACGCCCTCGGGCGCGAAGGTGGAGCCGGCGGTCTATTCGCCCACGCCCGGGTCGCCCGGCGCGCTCATGTCGCTGGCGCCGCTCGTGGACACGGTGAAGGGCGCGGTGGTGAACGTGGAGGTGCAGGCCCGCGCCCGCCCCGCGATGGGCGGGATGATGCAGGGCCTGCCCCCCGGCCTCGCCGAGCGCTTCGGCATGCAGGGCGGACAGAACCCCTTTGGCGGGGGCGGTGCGCCCGCGAAGCAGGGGGTGGGGTCGGGCTTCATCATCGACCCGTCCGGCCTGGTGCTCACGAACAACCACGTGGTGGAGGGCGCGGACACCGTCCGGGTGAAGATGGAGGACGGGCGCGCGTTCGAGGCGGAGGTGCTGGGCCGCGACGCGCTCACGGACGTGGCGCTCATCCAGTTGAAGGGCGTGTCCGGGAACCTGCCGTTCGTGAAGCTGGGGGACTCGGATGGCCTGCGCGTGGGCGACCCGGTGATGGCCATTGGCAATCCGTTCGGGCTCGCGTCGAGCGTGAGCGCGGGCATCCTGTCCGCCCGGGCGCGCGACATCCACGCGGGTCCGTATGACGACTTCCTGCAGACAGACGCGGCCATCAACCCGGGCAACTCCGGCGGCCCGCTCTTCAACATGAAGGGCGAGGTGGTGGGCATGAACACGGCCATCATCGGCGGCGCGACGGGCATTGGCTTCGCGGTGCCGGCGAACCTCATCCAGGCGCTGTTGCCGCAGCTCCAGGAGACGGGCGTGGTGCGCCGGGGCTGGGTGGGACTGGCGGTGCAGGACCTCACGCCGGAGCTGGCGCGCGCGCTGCGCGTGGAGACGGCGAAGGGCGCGGTGGTGGCCGGCGTCAGCGCGGGCGGCCCCGGTGCGAAGGCGGGCCTGCAAGAGGAGGACATCATCACGTCCGTGGGCGAGCGCGCGGTGGACTCCGCCGGGTCGCTGACGCGCGCGGTGGCGCTGCTCAAGCCGGGCAGCGAGGTGAAGGTGAGCCTGGTGCGCGGCGGCAAGGCGATGGAGGTGCCGGTGAAGCTGGGCACCCGGCCCACGCAGCGGGGGGAGGAGGAGATGACGCCCCGGGATTCGACGCCCGCGCCCCTGTCGAAGCGGCTGGGCCTGCGGCTGTCGGAGGCGCAGGACGGCAGTGGCGGCGCGCAGGTGGTGGCGGTGGAGTCCGGCAGTCCCGCGGAGCGCGCGGGTCTGGCGCCCGGGATGGTGCTGACGCAGGTGGGTGACCAGAAGGTGTCCGGCGTCGCGGAGGCGGCGCAGGCACTGACGTCCGCGGAGCCGGGGGCCGCGCTGTTGTTGCGCGCGCGGATGCTGGGACAGGACGGGTCGCTCTTGCGCGCGATTGAGGTGCCGCAGCGGTAG